The uncultured Sphaerochaeta sp. genome includes the window AAGCATACGGTAAGGATACCCCGATCATCATAGGGGGACTGGAGGCTTCGCTGAGAAGACTCAGTCACTATGACTACTGGAGTGACAAGGTACGTAAACCCATTATCCTCGATGCAAAGGCCGACCTCTTGGTCTATGGTATGGGAGAGAGACAAACCCTGGAAATAGTCCGACGTCTTGATAAAGGGGAACCAATCTCACAGCTCAGGAATATCAGGGGAACAGTGTATGCAGCCAATCCCAACACCTTTGAGATAGAGGCAGAGCCAACAAGTATCCTCCCTTCCTATGAAGAGGTCAGTGAGCGGGATAAACAATCCAACACACCAACTGAAGCAGGGAAAAAAGCATACGCCAAGGCCTTTGGCATGCAGATGCTCCAGGAGAATGCAATAATAGGGAAACGAGTCATCCAATCCTGTATGCAACGCCTGGTTGTCCAGAATCCACCTGCCCTTCCGCTTGGAAGAAGCCTTTTTCGATTCCCTGCACGAACTTCCTTTCACCCTTGATGCACATCCAGACTACGAAAAAGCAGGGGGAATCCCTGCCCTGAAGGAAGTACAGTTCTCCATCACCAGCAATCGTGGGTGCTTTGGCTCCTGCTCTTTCTGTGCCATCACCAGTCACCAAGGAAGAATGATCCAAACCAGGAGCAAGGAATCATTGGTGCAGGAAGCAAAACGAATGAGTGAACATCCTGCATTCAAGGGATATATCCATGACCTAGGTGGACCAACTGCCAACTTCCAAGGCTTGGCCTGCGATAGACAGCAAATCTATGGTCCCTGCCCGGCAAAGGAGTGCCTCTATCCCAATCCCTGTGCCAATCTCAAGGACTACCATGGAAGGTATCTCGATCTTCTTGAAGCTATTGAATCACTTCCTAGGGTAAAGAAGGTGTTTATCAGGAGTGGTATCCGCTATGACTACCTCCTGGAAGTCTGTGACAAGAAGACAAGACAACGATTCATGAACCATCTTGTTCGGAACAATGTCAGCGGTCAACTCAAGGTTGCTCCCGAACATGTCAGCGACAAGGTGCTTGATGCCATGGGCAAGCCAAGGGCAGCCCTTTTTGACGAATTCACTGAACTCTACCAAGAAACCACAGAGAAAGCCGGGAAGAAGCAGTACCTCATACCCTACTTCATAGCGGCCCATCCCGGCAGTACGTTGGAAGATGCCATCACACTGGCCTTATATTTGCACAAACTCCACTTCATTCCCGATCAGGTGCAGGAATTTTATCCAACGCCCGGGACAGTCTCCACCTGTATGTACTATACTGGACTCGATCCCAGGCCTGGCAAGCGGTTTGCCAGTGTGTACGTCCCCAAGGGACGTGAGAGACATCTGCAGCGAGCCCTCCTGCAGTACAACAAGAAAGAAAACCGCCCCTTGGTTCTTGAGGCCTTGGAAAAAGCGCAGAGGAAGGACTTGTCGAGGATACTTCTCACAAGACGGTAAACTTGGTGGAAAAGACAATATCAGAACGTAGGGATTTCTTTCAGAAAATGGTGACCATAGCATTGCCTGTGGTCTTCCAAAGCCTGCTAACCAACTCCCTCTCCTTTGTCGACACGCTGATGATCGGACAGCTCGGTGAGTCCTCCATTGCCGCAGTTGCGCTGGGAAACCAGATGTTCTTCCTGATCAGTGTGTTGTTCTTTGGTGTCTGTAGTGGCTCAGCCATCTTCCTCTCCCAATACTGGGGGGCAAAGAATGAAACCAATATCCAACGGGTGCTGGGACTCTCGTTCACCTTGGCAGGAGCTTCAGCTCTGCTTTTTGCCTTGGCATCATTGTTCATGCCCCGCCAGATCATGCATATATTCACCACTGAAGCAGAGGTGGTAAACCAAGGTATCGCGTATCTCAGGATTGTCGGTATAAGCTACCTCTTTACTGCAATCAGCCAGGTACTTGCTACGGCACTGAGAGTCATTGGATATGCAAAAATCCCCTTACAGGTTGCTCTCTTCTCACTCACCCTAAATGCAGTGGGTAACTACCTCCTCATCTTTGGCATTGGTCCATTTCCTGAATTGGGTGTGGCAGGGGCAGCAATTGCCACCACCATAAGTCGACTGGTTGAGGTGATCGCTCTCTTGTGGATCGTCTACCACCGCCATCCTGTCATTGCCATTAGAAGCAGGGAGGCATTCCGGTGGAATAAGACGTTCTTGCTGCATATCATCCCTACCAGCATGCCTGTGATCATCAATGAATTTTTCTGGGCTCTTGGAATGGCTACCTACAAGGTTGCCTACAGCAAGATGGGAATCGAAGCCATCGCCTCCATAAATGTAGCTGAATCGGTGGGAAATCTCTTCTTTGTCCTGATGATGGGTATCAGCAATGCAACATTGATCATGATCGGAGTTAAAATCGGGGAAAAGCAGCGACACCTTGCCCTGCTCTATGCAAAGCGGTTCATCACCACAGCTCTCTTGGTAGGCCTTGCCATGGGCATCTTTGAATTCCTCTTTGCCCCACTGTTCACCTCCTTCTTCAACATCTCAGACAGGGTACGGCAACTGGCTATTTACTGTCTTTCCATCAATGCAGCTTTGCTTCCGATCAAGAGCATTAATATGGTCATCATTGTGGGAATACTGCGCAGCGGTGGCGATACCAAATATTCCATGTTTGCAGAGATGTTCGGGGTATGGGCGGTCGGCGTTCCCCTTGCCTTCATCGGAGTATTCCTGTTGCATCTCAATACCTGGCAGCTCTACCTGCTCTTGGGCATGGAAGAGGTCACCAAGCTATTCATTGGCTTATATCGTATCAAGAGAGAGGCATGGATTAACGACCTGACAGCTACCTTTCATTGACCTCTCTTGCGTATGAACGTATAGTTGTAAGTAAAGAGAGGTATCTACATGAGTCTACGAACCGTACTTACCAATGGGACTGTTGTAACTGGTTATGCAAAACTGAAAGACTGTGCCCTCTATATAGATGAGAAAGGGGAAATTGGTGACATCTTCAATATGAGAAGATTGTCAGAGAAACACTTCCCCAGTGACACCACCATGATTGATGTAGGAGGTTCCTATATCATGCCTGGTTTCATCGATTCCCATATCCACGGGATTGGTGGTTTTGGGACAGAGGACTGTAAGGCTTCAAGTATCCTCGGAATGAGCGAGCGACTCGCCGATTTTGGAGTGAGTGCATTCATGCCCACTGTATACACTGACAAGCTTGATGTAATGAAAGCCAGCACCAAGGCGATCGCTGATGCCATGGGCAGTGAACAAGGTGCAAAGATAATGGGCATCAATCTGGAAGGTCCCTTTATCTCCATGGAACGTGTTGGAGCCCAGAATCCAGAGGGTGTAATACCTGTCAATCTTGAGATTTTCAATGATCTCATTGAAGCCGGACAAGGTAAGGTCATCTGTATGACAGTAGCCCCTGAACTCAAACACATGCGTGAATTGGCATTGTTGGCAAGAGAAAAGAACATCGTTTTACTTGCCGGCCATACCAACGCCAGCTATGAAAATATCATGGAAGGGATGCAATGTGGAATCTTCCATTCCACCCACTTCTTCAATGCAATGAGTCGTCTACATCACAGGAACCCTGGAACGGTCGGAGCAATCCTGATCCAAAGAGACATGCAGTGTGAAATTATCTGTGACGGTATTCATGTCCATCCTGAATTGGTTAAGATGTTGCTCCGTGAAAAACCACTGGACAACATTGTCATGATAACCGACAGTCTCAAGCCCACCAAACAAAGAACCGGCCCGATGTTGGCCAATGGAATGGAATGCACGGTGGGAGAAGATGGGGCCTTTGTCAGCATCAAGGACCCAGACCTGTTCATCGGTTCTGCACTGACCATGCTCCAAGGAATGAAAAATGCAATCGACTGGGAAATACCCATTCAACAAGCAAGCCAGATGAGTTCCACAAACCCTGCACGTATCTACAGCTTTACCAAACAAGGGATGCTGGTTCCAGGCTACAAGGCGGATGTGGTTGTGCTGGATGAGAACATGCAGATGAAAGGTTTGTTTGTCGATGGAAATCTGATCCGTGACCGCTTTGCCTGAAAGAACAATAAGGAGTAAATGACTATGCAAGATGCAGTGAAGGGGTTGAAACCCCAGGCACTCTGGAACTATTTCTCTGATCTATCCGATATTCCCCGAGAATCGGGAAATGAGGAAGGGGTTCGCCAATATCTATTAGCTTTCGCCAAAAAGCATGAGCTTGAGTCGATTGTTGATGCAATCGGCAATGTGATCATGCGGAAAAAGGCTTATCCAGGATTTGAAAAGAGACCTTCTGTCGCCTTGCAGGGACATATGGATATGGTCTGTGTTAAAGAGGCCTGGAGCACTCATGACTTCGAAAAAGATCCTATTGAGCTTGTACAAGATGGCGACTTTCTCAGGGCTAATGGGACCACCCTCGGTGGAGATAATGGTATTGCAATCGCGCTCGCCCTGGATATCCTTGCAGACAAAGAAGCAAAACATGGTCCCTTGGAGGCCATCTTTACCATAAGTGAAGAGACCGGACTGACAGGGGCTTTCAATATTGAACAAGACAAGGTACAGAGCAGGCTCCTGATCAATCTGGACAGCGAAGAAGAGGGAGTTCTCTATATCGGGTGTGCCGGAGGAGTCGAGGTTGATGTAACGCTTCCTGTACAGTGGGAAGCAGTCCCCTCTTCCTACAAGGCCTTCACACTGACTGCAGACGGGATGCTCGGAGGGCATAGCGGAGGAGAGATTCATAAACAGCGGGCAAATGCCATCAAGGTAGCAGCTCGTGCATTGAGCCAGATTCACTCCTGTATGGTCTTCAAGGCAGAAGGGGGGACCAAGCGAAATGTCATTCCTTCAGTCTGTTCTCTTTCTTTTGCAGTACCGTCCGGTGAGATTGAAACATTGAAGGCTTTTGTCTCACAGACCCAGCAGATGCTTAGTGACGAGTATGCTCTCAATGATCCGGATATTCGCCTTACCCTGGAGGAGACGACTACCCCAAAGAAAGCTGTGGATGGAATGATCAGCAAGCAACTGCTTACCAGCCTGTACGCCGCCCCCCATGGGGTCGATGCCATGAGTTTCAGAATTCCAGGCATCGTGGAGACCTCATCCAATCTGGCCATTCTTCGGCTGGATGAAGAGGCTTTCCATGTAACCAGCAGCCATCGCTCCTCAGTACTCTCTGCGCGTGACGATATAGCCCGTAGATTTGCGTCAGTCTTCACCCTTGCCGGTGCAAAGACAACCTTCGTAGGGGCATACCCTGCATGGACACCAAACCCCGAATCAGCATTGACGGGATTCTGTGCAAAGGCGTATGAGGAGTATACTGGGAAAAAGCCCGAAATTACTGCCATCCATGCTGGTCTTGAATGTGGCATCATCAACAGCAGGATTCCTGGGATGGACTCTGTCTCCTTTGGCCCTGACATGTTTGATGTCCACTCCACCAAGGAACGTATCAGCATACCCTCTGTTGAGCGTATCAGTGGATTCACCCGTCACCTGCTTTCAATCATAGAATGAGCAGGCCGATCATAGCGATAGGCGGGACCTATGACCAGGCTCCGCCTACATCTGCATTTCCTACCCTTCGGAGGATTTTTACCAATGAAGGGTATGTCTCAAAGCTTGAGCAGAGCGGGGCTTCCGTCATTCTCATTCCCCACACAAAAACCGATATTGATACCCTAATATCCCACTGTGATGGTCTTTTACTACCAGGTGGACCTGATATTGAGCCATCATTGTATCACCAAAAGCGCCATCCTTCCTGTGGGAAAAGCGATAAAGAAAGTGATACATTCCAGATTGCTCTCTACCATGCTGCAAAAAAGAAAGGCATACCGATTCTTGGCATCTGTAGGGGATGTCAGTTGGTCAACGTAGCGGAGGGAGGCACCCTCTTTCAGGACTATATGCTGAGAGAGAAACACCACATTGTCCATCCAGACCTGGAACACTTTGACCAGGTAAGCCATCAAGTTACCATCCAGGACCACACCAACCTTGCATCCATCCTGGGAAGTGGGAAGGTCGGGGTCAACAGTCTTCACCACCAATGCATTGACGAAGTCGCCCCTGTTTTTCAGTGTACCGCAAGAAGCAGCGATGGTTGCATTGAAGCTATAGAGAGTACCAGTGACAATTGGATTCTAGGGGTGCAATGGCATCCTGAGAGCATGGGAGATGAGATGCTTCCCCTCTTCAATGCGTTTGTGGAGCATGCCAATCATTAGGGATTCTCTGGATCCCAAGCATCCCCCATCTGATACCCTACAATTGTTTGGGCATGATCAGCTATATTCTTAAATTTTGTAATCTCTTCTTCTGAGGCCCCGTCAAGGGATATGACATCCTTCCCATCCATCCAGGAGTCCTTTCCATCGAAGAAGCCCTCTGCCCAAATACTCGTGCTGAGACAATACCCAGAAGCAATGAGATGTTGTAACACTTCAATTTTGGCAGTGCTATCAAGCTCGATAAAGCCTACTGAATTCTCGTCAAAATAGTTCTTGTTTGGCCTTTGGGATCGATAGAGAGCTGCCTCACGAAAAGCATCCTCACTAGGCCATGGATACGTATAGGAATCTTCATCCATATCATCCACATTTTCGTATGGCATCTCCTTCCATGTAGCAGAGCCTAGCCTGTCGAGAATGGATATCACTGAAACGTGGTTCGATCCCGGCCCAATGGAGGCCAGGTGATACGTGAAATCAGGACTCATAATCTTATCCAAGTACGACGCAGAAGGACTGCCTAATGCATCATCCCACTCTGCATTAGAGAGATTCCACCCGTGTTCCCGTGCTTCATTATAGGTGTGAATGTAGTAAGCATTAGAAAATGCTGAACAAGAACCCTTTACCCCTTGATTACCAATGGGAGGAAAGTACTGGGTGTTACTTAGATCCATCTCAGAGGGGAGTGTCTTGTGGTAGAGGGAGCCCAGGGAAGCAATTGTTTTCAAACTCCGAATCTGAGATTCGCTCATAGGATCCAATCCTGTTGCCCGTATCTGACCGCCTAAAGACCTCTCCTGAGGTATTGTCTCTTGCCTCTGCATATCAAGGAGCTGTGTAATCTCTTCCTCGGTGAGTGAGCGTTCCTCTACATGAAAAGACGATGCCTGTAAGGTTCTCTCCCTATCTTGTGCAATGGATAGCTGATACCTATCCAAGACCCCTGCTGTCTGTATCATATAGGTTTCCATCTCCCCACTTTCAACGGTGCCAAGCAGGGCATCTTCCACATCCAGTGTTTGAACAGATGGAGAATCAGGGCCTTCGTACTCATCATAAAGCTCAATGGAAAACGATGAGATAGTAGCAGGATGAGTGATATCACTGGTGTTGACTATGCGAAGAAAGACATCGTGCATATCGAGATAGGGGGCAAATTCACTGATATCCATCACGATGGGGTGTTCCGGATATGGATTTTGCGTACCGGCAACCAATGATTCCATTTCAAGATTCAGAAAGATGGATTGTAATCGCTTTTCCATGATTGGATGCTCTGGGTCTCCAATCCCAACCGAAACAAGGCAGGAGGATCTATCTTGATGTGCAATCTGGAATGAAGCAAGCAGAGAAGGATGGTACACCTCCTCTGGGTTGTTCAATGTGTAGTAGACTTGCAATTTGAGCCGAACAGCTGCATCGAAAGGAAGGTAGTACGATCCGTCAGGAATATGCTCCCAACTGTTACCAACTCCCCAAGAGTTTACAATTTTGAAAGCCCCTCTAATTTCTTCATCCTCTTCAGCAGTGAAATAGATGGAGTCTACACTCTGGGGTGGTGTCCAGTTGTTCTGCACGAGCAACTCTTGTCCCTCTGATATACGATACCCGATGTAGTAGTGCCCCTCCATATCCAGGGATGTATTGTAGGAGATTGTAGAAAAGTTAACCAAACTCATAAACCAGGAGGCATCCGTCGGCGGAGAACCATCTATTGATGCACCATAGGTAGCACCTGCCGCTAGTGGGAATTCATTGGTAGAGACAGAGAGAAACAGATGATCATCCTCTGTAATCACAGGATCCTCTGATGCATAGAAATCCATGTCGATGGATCCATAAAAATCTTGGGTGCCTCTGTTTATAATGGTGGGGACCACAATCGTCGCATCGCCGTCAGAAAGGTCTGTATCAAGAACTCCTGTATCTTCTTCAGCAATTCCAGCACCATTGAAATATGCTACATATGCCCGTCCTGCTACCAAATCATATCCATCGGTGCTCAGGACTTTTCCAAGGTCGTGAAGATCTGTCGATACAATTTGGTGGCGTACCCATACATGGTCTCCCGCCTTAATAGTTTCCAATGTTTGGGACGGTCCTTCACAGGAGAGCCAAGAAGCTCCACCATCCTTGCTGTACTCATAGAGCGGAGAGACGTGGTAGATGGTCCGTTCCGGGACATCCAGATATGGGGGAGAAAGTGGTTTGGAAGGAATTATATAATCAGAAACCTTCTGATGCTTCACCGCTCCATTGATATCAAGAGCGATTGCTGAGAGACGGGTGGTAGTGCTTAGCTCAATGGGATCCTGATACCGTGGGCTTTCTTTTGTAGGGGTAGAACCATCGGTCGTGTAGTATATTGCTGAAGCATGCTTACTGGTAATGGAGATACTCACCTTCTGGTAATAGGTTCCTCCGTCTTGGGAGAATGCGAGTGGATCTGGAGAAAGAGGAATATCTTGCTTGCATGAAATACTAACAAACAGAACCAATAGACTGATAATGCAAAGAGAAGAGATTTTTATACGCATATGAACCCCAAACAAAAAGTATCTGTTCATAGCGTACAGGAAGGAGCATCACAGTACAAGAAAAGGTTGTCTCTCGTTCTTGAGGAAACAACCTTTTCTTGTATGGTTGCAGGTCAGCCCTTTATATCCTTGGCCAAGGCCTTTGCCAGATCATAGGCTTTCTGCTTGTCTTCCTCAGTAGGGGAACCTTGGTATTCAATCACACCACGACAATCCAGTTTCATGGCAGAAGAGAACTCATCAAACTGTTTTTGTGCTCCACCAGACCATCCAAAGGATCCAAAGCGCAACGTTTTCCTCCCCTGTACATGGCTTCTTTCAAGAATATCCAGAACATGATACATCGGGGGAAACATCTTGTATTCGTAGGTAGGCATACCGATGATCAAGCCTTCACTTCTCCACACCTTCTCCAGGACAAAGGACTCATGGGTCTGGGGAACCTGTAGAACATGGACAGGAATACCTTCACTCTTCAGGCCATCGACAATTGAAGAGAGTAAGGCCTGGGTGTTCCCATACATACTCGACCAGACTACCGCCACCTCTTTCTCTCTGGGACCTTGCATGTAGGTTGCCAGGGTCTTGTACCACTCAATAATCTTCTCAGGTTCTGAGCGCCATACAACTCCATGACTCGGTGCAACCATCTTGATGGAAAGCCCATCAAGCTTGGCAATTCCACGAATCACAAAGGATGAGAAGGAAGAGACAATGTTTGCATAGTAGCGTTCAGTCTCACTGGCAAGCTTTGCCTTATCCTCTTCAGTCAGTTCATCATCAAAGCAACCCTCATACCGACCAAAGGAACCAAAGGCATCACAACTGAAGAGGATCCCATCCTCTTCCAGATACGTCATCATGGTCTCAGGCCAGTGGATGTTTGGCGTCATGAAGAACTTGAGAGTCTTTCCCCCAAGGTCGAGGGTCTCCCCGTCACTTACTGCTCGTACATTCTTATCAATCTTATAGAAATGCTTTATCAGGGGAACAGCTTTTGCGCTGCAGAGGATTTCTACATCAGGATAGTGCTTGACGATTTCAGCCATTGCTCCAGTGTGATCTGGTTCCATATGATTGATGATGATGTAGTCCAGATTCCCTTCTCCGAGGGAAAGACTCTCCAGCTGATCACCAACAGCTTTCAGCGCTCCATCCCAATCCTTGACCAAATCGACCAGAACACGTTTCTCACTGCCTTTCACCACATAAGAGTTCAGCATCACTCCATCAGGGATAGGCCATATTCCCTCAAATAGGTCCCGACTGCCAACCTTTGCGGCCACACGGTAGACACCATCTGCAAGTACATCAGGTTTCATAGTATTGAATCTCCTCTTCATACAAAGATACACAATTATACCAAATTTGTGAATGAAAGACATCAATGCCCTAGGACAATCCCTGCACTCACTCGGGAATCAAAGGCAGAGCTGGGTCTCCCTTTGCATGGAAAATATGGTTCGTTGTACCTGTTTGTAGTCGCTCATATAATGCAGAAGCAGGGAATGGAACTCTTTTGAATGATTGAAATGTACCAAGTGAGCCATTTCATGCAGTACCAAGTAGGAGAGTTGCTTCTCGCTTAGGGCTTGGCATCGCAGGGA containing:
- a CDS encoding aminoacyl-histidine dipeptidase; the protein is MQDAVKGLKPQALWNYFSDLSDIPRESGNEEGVRQYLLAFAKKHELESIVDAIGNVIMRKKAYPGFEKRPSVALQGHMDMVCVKEAWSTHDFEKDPIELVQDGDFLRANGTTLGGDNGIAIALALDILADKEAKHGPLEAIFTISEETGLTGAFNIEQDKVQSRLLINLDSEEEGVLYIGCAGGVEVDVTLPVQWEAVPSSYKAFTLTADGMLGGHSGGEIHKQRANAIKVAARALSQIHSCMVFKAEGGTKRNVIPSVCSLSFAVPSGEIETLKAFVSQTQQMLSDEYALNDPDIRLTLEETTTPKKAVDGMISKQLLTSLYAAPHGVDAMSFRIPGIVETSSNLAILRLDEEAFHVTSSHRSSVLSARDDIARRFASVFTLAGAKTTFVGAYPAWTPNPESALTGFCAKAYEEYTGKKPEITAIHAGLECGIINSRIPGMDSVSFGPDMFDVHSTKERISIPSVERISGFTRHLLSIIE
- a CDS encoding FprA family A-type flavoprotein → MKPDVLADGVYRVAAKVGSRDLFEGIWPIPDGVMLNSYVVKGSEKRVLVDLVKDWDGALKAVGDQLESLSLGEGNLDYIIINHMEPDHTGAMAEIVKHYPDVEILCSAKAVPLIKHFYKIDKNVRAVSDGETLDLGGKTLKFFMTPNIHWPETMMTYLEEDGILFSCDAFGSFGRYEGCFDDELTEEDKAKLASETERYYANIVSSFSSFVIRGIAKLDGLSIKMVAPSHGVVWRSEPEKIIEWYKTLATYMQGPREKEVAVVWSSMYGNTQALLSSIVDGLKSEGIPVHVLQVPQTHESFVLEKVWRSEGLIIGMPTYEYKMFPPMYHVLDILERSHVQGRKTLRFGSFGWSGGAQKQFDEFSSAMKLDCRGVIEYQGSPTEEDKQKAYDLAKALAKDIKG
- the nagA gene encoding N-acetylglucosamine-6-phosphate deacetylase, whose protein sequence is MSLRTVLTNGTVVTGYAKLKDCALYIDEKGEIGDIFNMRRLSEKHFPSDTTMIDVGGSYIMPGFIDSHIHGIGGFGTEDCKASSILGMSERLADFGVSAFMPTVYTDKLDVMKASTKAIADAMGSEQGAKIMGINLEGPFISMERVGAQNPEGVIPVNLEIFNDLIEAGQGKVICMTVAPELKHMRELALLAREKNIVLLAGHTNASYENIMEGMQCGIFHSTHFFNAMSRLHHRNPGTVGAILIQRDMQCEIICDGIHVHPELVKMLLREKPLDNIVMITDSLKPTKQRTGPMLANGMECTVGEDGAFVSIKDPDLFIGSALTMLQGMKNAIDWEIPIQQASQMSSTNPARIYSFTKQGMLVPGYKADVVVLDENMQMKGLFVDGNLIRDRFA
- a CDS encoding MATE family efflux transporter — protein: MEKTISERRDFFQKMVTIALPVVFQSLLTNSLSFVDTLMIGQLGESSIAAVALGNQMFFLISVLFFGVCSGSAIFLSQYWGAKNETNIQRVLGLSFTLAGASALLFALASLFMPRQIMHIFTTEAEVVNQGIAYLRIVGISYLFTAISQVLATALRVIGYAKIPLQVALFSLTLNAVGNYLLIFGIGPFPELGVAGAAIATTISRLVEVIALLWIVYHRHPVIAIRSREAFRWNKTFLLHIIPTSMPVIINEFFWALGMATYKVAYSKMGIEAIASINVAESVGNLFFVLMMGISNATLIMIGVKIGEKQRHLALLYAKRFITTALLVGLAMGIFEFLFAPLFTSFFNISDRVRQLAIYCLSINAALLPIKSINMVIIVGILRSGGDTKYSMFAEMFGVWAVGVPLAFIGVFLLHLNTWQLYLLLGMEEVTKLFIGLYRIKREAWINDLTATFH
- a CDS encoding gamma-glutamyl-gamma-aminobutyrate hydrolase family protein; the encoded protein is MSRPIIAIGGTYDQAPPTSAFPTLRRIFTNEGYVSKLEQSGASVILIPHTKTDIDTLISHCDGLLLPGGPDIEPSLYHQKRHPSCGKSDKESDTFQIALYHAAKKKGIPILGICRGCQLVNVAEGGTLFQDYMLREKHHIVHPDLEHFDQVSHQVTIQDHTNLASILGSGKVGVNSLHHQCIDEVAPVFQCTARSSDGCIEAIESTSDNWILGVQWHPESMGDEMLPLFNAFVEHANH
- a CDS encoding chitobiase/beta-hexosaminidase C-terminal domain-containing protein, which produces MRIKISSLCIISLLVLFVSISCKQDIPLSPDPLAFSQDGGTYYQKVSISITSKHASAIYYTTDGSTPTKESPRYQDPIELSTTTRLSAIALDINGAVKHQKVSDYIIPSKPLSPPYLDVPERTIYHVSPLYEYSKDGGASWLSCEGPSQTLETIKAGDHVWVRHQIVSTDLHDLGKVLSTDGYDLVAGRAYVAYFNGAGIAEEDTGVLDTDLSDGDATIVVPTIINRGTQDFYGSIDMDFYASEDPVITEDDHLFLSVSTNEFPLAAGATYGASIDGSPPTDASWFMSLVNFSTISYNTSLDMEGHYYIGYRISEGQELLVQNNWTPPQSVDSIYFTAEEDEEIRGAFKIVNSWGVGNSWEHIPDGSYYLPFDAAVRLKLQVYYTLNNPEEVYHPSLLASFQIAHQDRSSCLVSVGIGDPEHPIMEKRLQSIFLNLEMESLVAGTQNPYPEHPIVMDISEFAPYLDMHDVFLRIVNTSDITHPATISSFSIELYDEYEGPDSPSVQTLDVEDALLGTVESGEMETYMIQTAGVLDRYQLSIAQDRERTLQASSFHVEERSLTEEEITQLLDMQRQETIPQERSLGGQIRATGLDPMSESQIRSLKTIASLGSLYHKTLPSEMDLSNTQYFPPIGNQGVKGSCSAFSNAYYIHTYNEAREHGWNLSNAEWDDALGSPSASYLDKIMSPDFTYHLASIGPGSNHVSVISILDRLGSATWKEMPYENVDDMDEDSYTYPWPSEDAFREAALYRSQRPNKNYFDENSVGFIELDSTAKIEVLQHLIASGYCLSTSIWAEGFFDGKDSWMDGKDVISLDGASEEEITKFKNIADHAQTIVGYQMGDAWDPENP
- a CDS encoding DUF3362 domain-containing protein; the protein is MSRIHLPFRLEEAFFDSLHELPFTLDAHPDYEKAGGIPALKEVQFSITSNRGCFGSCSFCAITSHQGRMIQTRSKESLVQEAKRMSEHPAFKGYIHDLGGPTANFQGLACDRQQIYGPCPAKECLYPNPCANLKDYHGRYLDLLEAIESLPRVKKVFIRSGIRYDYLLEVCDKKTRQRFMNHLVRNNVSGQLKVAPEHVSDKVLDAMGKPRAALFDEFTELYQETTEKAGKKQYLIPYFIAAHPGSTLEDAITLALYLHKLHFIPDQVQEFYPTPGTVSTCMYYTGLDPRPGKRFASVYVPKGRERHLQRALLQYNKKENRPLVLEALEKAQRKDLSRILLTRR